In Ammospiza caudacuta isolate bAmmCau1 chromosome Z, bAmmCau1.pri, whole genome shotgun sequence, the genomic stretch TTACACACGCACAAATACTTACTGGTATGCTAATGAATCACACCTACAACTTTTTGCAAAGATTGATACATTGTGGGGTTTCCAAGCATGAAAAAACCATAAATCTGTAGCCTTCTAGAATACAGACAACTGGAGGGCCTGTGgagagaataataaaaaaaaaataaaaaaaggtgtTCCCTCTAAGTTTAAGCTCTCTCCAGAGACCATTCACTAACTTCAAAAGATACATGTTTGGCATTAACTAAAGGTCTCTTGggaaaacagtttaaaaaatgtGCTAAACCAAGTAGTACTTAGAGAAAAGAGAGCACTGTGTAACACATAGTTACTGAGGTACACACTTATATATTTAATGTGTGAAAAATAAAGTGCTTTTTATCAGGTCTCAATGCAGGGACACTATAAAACTTTTCAACAACTGTAAAACAAATAGATACATAGAATACTGAATCAAACATACATGAAAACAGTGAACATCCTATCTGATTGATGCTGCAAGACAAAACATTCCTTCATATACATGgtatatacatacatattcCTCTTAACTCAATATATTATAACaatatatatttcaaaattttgtTAAGAGTCTAAAAAAATCATACAAATATGGAACAAGGATCAAGCATAGAAGTCCAAGACTGACAAAGAATTTGCTATCCCTGCCCACACCATCATTTCCACTCCTGGGAATGATATGCCACTGCTCTTTGCTGGGGTGCAGTGCCTCCACATCCTGCAAggtgctgtgagcagcagctgtgaagtTGTCATCGCCAGTGGTGAGTAGATCAAATACACATGAGTAAAAATAGATGTCCTTCACAAGCATCTTCTCATGGCATTTGGTGGTGGCTGTTTCCAGTGTGTACCCTGATCGGGGATGAGATGCAGTACCCCAAGGAAGCAGCTTTCCCATCACAGGCAATGGCAAGTAGCCACTCTGATCAATACGTTCACTGGAAGGGCAGCCGTTCAGACACAGCTGCAGATCCTGGCTCTCCTCAAAGGCCACGATCAACTCCTGGGGCATGCGAATGGCCAGGGTCAGGTAGTGCCCAAGCTGGCGGATATACACTGTGGTTCCGATGTACCTTGCATGCATCTCAATATATTTGCCACTGACTTTCTCCACAATGTGCAAGCCCCTGGTGTTCTCATCTCCTCCACTTGTTGTACCATCAACAAAAGCTGCAGGCAAATCATCAGTCATTGCTTGATATACTTTCTGATCTGTACAATCTTGGTATGATTTGAAGATAATAGTTATCTGcgggggagggggaaaagagggCAAAGTTAGTGGAAAGAAATCATCACCTCAATCCCTTTTCCATTTTGTAACTGAATATGTCTGGAACTGCCCACTACCTTCAAACCTGTCAGCTGTTCACAACTCTCGCCTAAGGAAAGCAGCCTGTACACATGCCTAAAGCAGTATTTTACTGGATGGCATGTGTTAGATTTGTGTTTTTGTTGGTCTGGAAGTAAGACTATTAGCATGTGGCAACAGCCTCCCGGTCAGGAGAGGAAAACACTTTACATTTAATTAAGCATAACAACTACCTCCTGCCTCACACTTCCTTAACACTTTGGAATGCATCCTGCAATGATAGAGAAGCATAACGACCGAATAATTCCCACAATGCTGGCAACTATGGCAAAACCAGAATGAGACCATGCAAATCAGGGAAAGGTATAATCAGGACCAAGAACAACAACTAGTCAAATAACAGCTTAGGGATCCTGGATACATTAGTCCTAGGAACTGGGAGATTTGACTTTAGAGTCCACTGTGCTAGAAAATGTGCCCACAGGAGAAACAATGCAAAACTGAAAGACACCCAGAGATGTGCCTTTGAAGAGTGAGTGACGCTCAACATCAAAATCATAAGCAtaaagcaattaattttttttatattagaACTAGCCTTTTAAACCTTTCTATTTATTGGAGTaggtcacaaaaaaaaaaaaaaagcaggtcCTCCATTCTTACTTGAAGGGAATAACTAGGCTATATGGCAGACCAAGTTCGGAGTGTCTAGCAGCTTTCCTAAAACAAAAATTAGAATTCACATCCAAGTATTACAAACAGATATGCTACTCCCTTTAGAGGAAGAATGACTAGAGGGGAATGACTTCTTGAAAAGCTCAAAAGACATTTTGCACCAAGAATAGATATtgtaataattattttcatcaTTGATGGATTATATCAAATGATTTACAGTCTATGATTTAAGTAGTCTGCCATGAGACTCACATTACTTCAAAACATATCAGAAGGGATTTTTAAACAAAGGTTAAACTTAAAATCTGTTCCACAGCAACttcacattttaatttcaattaacCATCACACTTCTGCACAACTTTCATTTCTGCCTCTCTGTTTTAAAGTAAAAGGAAGAGGTTAAATCAAGAGCCAGTTAAAAACAATTTGAATAAAACCTCTGCCCTCATTAGCGTCACCTCTCTACACCACTTGTATTAGACACAAGTCTTCCCACCTCTCTCCTTCCATTGCAACAATTTCTTCTTTGGAGTCTGCAGACGTATCCTAAGCaatattacatttattttcaatatttgtTAATCTCAGGTGGTTGATGCTTTGTCAGTGTTTGTCTCACAGCATGGACATTACTTACCATTTTGACTTCATATATTCTCACTAGTGCTGACTGGATTTTTCCAATGGTTCTTCCTTGCATTAATTAGTTATACAGCATAAGATGTATCAGCTATATACCTTGAGACCATCTGTAGTCAAGTAATTTGGTAAAGTGATGACTGTGAACCACAGCTGAGCTGGAATGCTTATGCCCAAAATCCAGAAAACACACAAGTGCCCCTGTTGCTGTAAAGATGATCTCACAGCTTTGTTCTTAGTAAAGTAAGCTCAGCAACCTACAGAAGAGAAACTTGAGGTCTCTCAAATGATTAATATTTCTGCATATAATCCAGGCCATAGTGCAGTAAAAGtccttttattttgtgtaacaCAGTTTGAATGAAACAGACTTCAATCTCAGCCTGCTCAGACAAAGAAGCATTGCTATTTCCTTGAGCACATTTGCACTGTTCTGCCAGGAAAGAATAATTTACACACCTACAGAAGTAAAGCTCTAAGTCTCCTTAGCCTGGAGCCAAAAAGAAGTCACATTGTTTTAATGAGACACTGAACTGGCTGCTTGATTAAATATTTAAGCAAGGCACCTGGCAAAATTTATCAGGAAGCAGCTATCACATTGCTCTCTCCAGAACTCCCTCATTTACAAGAATGAAATGCACACAATTTCAGAACACAGAGAAGGAACAAGAAGCCTTCATCCTAATTTAAGATTAGCAATAACAATCGATGCTGAATGACAGCTGAAATATTATTAAATGAATAAAGGCCTCCATGGTGCAAGGACTCTCTAAACAGAGACTCAACAGAGACCATTAAGATTTTCCAAGGACATAATTGTATTTAAACATTGCAGCTCAAGACACTGATTTTTAATATTCTATTGTATGTTGGGTGGCATCCATCTAATACATAGGCCAGATTAGTAAAACCAGAGTGCTGCATGGGCTTTGCCTTATCACACATTCCTATCTCAGCATCATGCCCTGGTACTATAGATACTTTAGAACCTGTTGTGAAGGGAGATGAAGCACAAGGTCATTGCAGAGCTTTCTCTCTAAATTACCAAGGTATCAGAGAGAATTAAAAAGTGAGAATGGTTATTTCTAACAAACTCatgttatatatatttatgtaccTACAGTACTTTTCATATTCTGTCTGGTTCCCAAGAACACCTTCACAAAGCTGCTTATGCAGTACTGTTTACAGACTAGATTAGCTGCCCTTTCTAAACTTAGGATGGAAAAACCCAAATGCCAAAATCTTCACATGAAGAAAGATCTTTGAAACTATCAGTGTATCAGCCTTGTTCTTTGGGCACATACAGAGGTCTTCTGAAGTGAGGCACCCTGAAAGATGAAAGTAAAGGTTTCCAGAGGTTTGTTTATTGTATCTGAGGATACTATAAACAAACATCAGCTATAGTAAGATTACTAAACCAAAGAAATCCCACACATAAAATTCACACATTTCATTTTGGACTTCATCCTCCCACTCCTAGTGATGCCAGTACTGATGAGTACACTGCTCAAAAAGCTTTCTTAAATTCCACTGCACATACAAAACCTTTCAAAGATGGTGTTACTGAGCTGTAAAACTACCATTTCTAGAGAAGACCCTAATGTGTTTGCAGAAAGTTTAAACAAAAATGCCTTAAACATGCcttaaacaaaaccaacactTTCAACTCTTGAGTTCTTGTACTTATCTTCCTGTGGGAATCAGACATGGAAGGGTTTGATCTGCAGCCTTAGAGGCTTAGATTGATGAAAAAATACAATACACAGATACTAAGCAGAAAAATCATACATTTGTATTTCTACAGTTGTAGGTAAGAATATGCCTTAAGCAAGTGAGAATCTGTACTGGTAAAATGGTGAAGGGTTTATAATGTAGGGGTGTGGTTGTATGGAATAAGCTAAGAGTTTAGAAGTAACAATAGAAGCATATGTCTGCCTGTGAATTAGAAGACCATTGGATAAAAAGAATCCACAGTGTAGCAGAAGTAAATAAAGGTGATAGGTtagaaaaataagataaatCCTGTGGCAACTGTCCATTGGTTTAGAAAGTTATATATTTTCCTTGTAACGAAGAAACTTGTGACTACTTTGTGCTACAGCCGACTGCCTGCTCCTCTAAAATCTCACGGCCTCTGAGACTGATGAGCAGTAAATTTTTCTTAGACTGAAGTGCAATAAATTATTCTTAGCCTGATGGTAGTCACATCCCTACATTTCTAGTGACAACAGTGATATCCTCCCTAGTGCCACAATTCAATTACAATGACGAAGGTATCACTATGTTGTTATTTTACTATGCATTTCACAGAATTCTAGAATCTAACATCATTAACTTCAACATTTATTGTAACACTGCCAAGCTTGGGGAGGAGTGAGTGAAAAAGTGGCTAGTGGAAAAGGACGTAGGGATGCTGGTTGTTCAGCTGGCTGAACGGATCAGAGTGGGCCTAGGGGCCCAAGAAGACCAAGGACATCCTGCCTTGGGTGCCAAAGTGCAGCTATATGGACCCGGGCAGGACTGTACCTGCtactcagcactgctgaggtgaCACCTCAAAACCTGTGTTGAGTTTTGCACCTCTCCTAACCAGAAAGACACTAGggtgctggagcaagtccacaggagggaaaaggagcGGGGGGAAAGATCTGAAGCACAAGACTGATGAATAGaggctgagggcactggggacgttcagcctggagaaaaggaagctcaAGGGAGACCTCACTACTCTCTACAAGTCTCTGGAAAGAGGTTGTAGCCAGGAAAGAGTCAGTCGCTCCTTTCAAACAgcaagtgacaggatgagaagAAATGACCTTAAGCTGTCCTGTGAAGATTTAGATTGAATATTAGAgaaaatttcttctctgaaagaGTTGTCAAGCGCTGGAGCAGGCTTCTCAGCCTCTTGCATCATTATCcccaaaaatgttttaaaggcATGTAGACACGGCACTCACAGATTACATTAAGTGGTGGAATGGACAGTTGAGTCCaactggactcaatgatcttaaaggtcttctCCAACCTCAATGATTCTATTGCAGCCTCCAATGAAACTGTAGTATAAAGCTACTTCTACCTAATAAGACAAATTAATCTCTGCCTTAAGCAAAATGTCCATAAAGATGAAAAGAATAATGATGTGACAAGTTACCTGATCCTTCTATTTCTTAAAACATTtagaacatttattttccaactaccttttaattatttttctattacaCTGTACTCACTCTGCAATAATTTCCTGCAAATATGAAACCATGCTACAAAAGAGATATTTAAGGTTTTTTGACTCTGGGTAAAATAACATTTATCCTCAAAATTCCTTTACCCTGTTGATAGCACCAATTCCCAGGTTCCAAGGTTTGTACCCAATAAATCACTATAGTGAAAAGCTGTgtagtttttttccttctctgtgtcATTAAATTCACTCTCTCACCCTCAAGCTATCTATTATAAAACACCTGGACAGGAAAACCCCCATTTCCAATTAATGCAAACAAGAAGACACCTCCAAACAAGAAGGGAAGCTTTCCACTGGCAAGCCTAAGcatccctgcctcagtttctaTTCAGGGACAATAACTTTAGTGATATCCAGAATACCTGTCACAGGTGCAAAAGGCTATAAAGACTTTGTACTACTCCAAAAAAGGacacaataaataaaaattaaaaacctcaATGTACTATTTCATGCACTATACAATACCCTTCCTACCTGCTCCCTGTAATAGACATTTATTCTCAGGGAATTCAAAACTCCCTCCAAGATAGGGGGAAGCTCTTTATCTACAGCTGCAGAAATCAAACACGAATAATGCCAGTGACCTACTCAAAACACGTGCAGGAAGtctgtcagaaaaaaagaaaaaaaaagaaagaagagcatAAATTTAAACTCAGTTTCCCAGTTATCTGCTGATGATCTTCCTTTTCCATCTGAAAGGCCCTAGGATCCTATGCCAAGGGGCAAAAGTACATCAGGTAAGCTCAAAACACTGGAGTTTCAAAGTTTCAGCTAGACCACAGAATATGGAATAGCTCTGCTCATGGTGAAAGATAACATGTTACTATGAGTAACACAAATGTGCAAAAGATCTACAAACAAATTGTGAAGAGCATTTTTGTAAGTACACAACTCTCACAAGATGTGCTCTTCCAATTAAGGGATTCAAGGGaaatttttcctgcttttcataCTTTCATGCCAGATGCAAGTTCAGGGGTAGGGGAGAGACAACATCCGTTTATTCCTCACATTCTTACTTGAAGCGTCGTCCTGGCATTCTCTTGTCCTTTATGAACTTACTGGATAGTCCTCAGGCTGCTGGGGTTCCCACAGTCTCTTAGGTTttggagagagaagaaaacttCACTTATAAAGTTGCCTTCATTATCAACTCCCTCAAAGATTGGTACAGCAGAAAGCTACCATAAAAGTGAAAAGTACTAACTCCCTACAAGGGCAAGGGAAAGTTTGCACCTTTCAAAAGGAGAATAGGCTGAAGATTAACCATTCTGTTTCTACGGCTTCTAAAACCACTTCTCTGAAAAATGCattcaggaaaaattaaatcttcTACACTTGTTGTACTTCTTTTCATTAAACCTCTTTAGACAGGACTAATTAGGTTAGTATTTGCTTGGGCTTCTGTACAATTTAAGCTCAGCATAtacctttgtttttatttcccattaaaCATCTATTTCAAATACGTGCAATGAAAAAACAGCCAAACTAACAAAAAGGAATAGTCTGAAAACTTTTCATATGGTGAAGGTAGATGACCTACTGGATGCTCTCAGGTAGAGATTACTCTATGTAGATAAATGTCACTGAAGTGTAGCTCTTTAGAAGTCCTTTAAGCTATCCAGTGGCCAAAATAATTTAAGCACATCCAACAGCAGACAGCCAACCACAGTTAAAATGGAATacttgcagaggaaaatgttACTTGAGTGAATGAAGCAGTGGTAGTGTAGCTTAACAGGCCTCTTCTATTTCATTAGAGTAGTATTTCTGCTCCTACTAGAAATAACAGAGTCAAGAGCATGTATCAGAGATATTAAAGTTTATCTTCTAAGTCACTTGTACATTCAAACAACTTTCCTTGCCTACAACAGGTGTGGTAAATTCTGTTATCTgtcaaaaaaaaggaaaaaagttcaAGGACTAGGCAACTGTGGTGGTGTGGTTTTCAGCTTTATTGTTTTTAGTTCTGTGCTTCAACATGTTTGCGATGTTCTGTTCCATGTACCCCTACATTATTCCTAGTTGGTTTCACCCTACATTGTACCAACCCTCTCTATCAATCACCCTTGTTCCTGCCTCTTTTTCCAGATACTTTGATGTCAATCCCTGTAATTCTGCCCCTACAGCCTGTCAATCTTGCTAATCCTCACACCTTTGTCTAGATTCTTCCATGTCAGTTATGTAATTTTCCTCCTCTTATTAGTCAGTTACATCTgctctcctcccctctcctaTTCCATTGGTTATATGATAGTTTAGTCCCCCCTTAAGCCCCTCCCCAGTTGTTAACCATTGGTTGTTAGGCTGACTCCTCCCCACAGTCAGCCCCCCTTTATAAGTTAATGTATCTGCATACTCCTTGCTCCTCTGTGCCGCCTCCCTGTTGGTTTGCTTCTTTGTTATCATCTGTGGTCTCCTCTCCAGGAAGGAATAAAAGCAACTTGGAAACTGCAGTCAGAGAGTCCCTCTCTTTCTCCTTAACCACTCCCGCTGGACGAGAACTCCGGTTGCCTGCTCGGCCAGGTCACGAGAAGGGGTTCCTACCAGTGGCCAAACTGCTACCCTCGGCCCTAGCCTGTGGCTCAAGGTGGGGAGCAGCCACTTAAAGGCACGTGCAGAGGAAGGGGGTTGGAGCTTGCTGGCAGCCTGCGTCACCTCCTCTCCCGAGATCAGGGCGCAGCATTATGCAACATGCAAGATATATCAGCATTAGAAATGTTTCTAGTATTGTAAATAATAGATCTTGTTTCATTTGATTGCTTCTGCACACTTAGCTGCACTTGGGCAAATGACAGGGACTagtggaagagaagaaaaaaatacccaaatcaaagaaaaaggaaaaaacccctcttATCAAGAATATATAAAGACAGAAGGCgcactttttaaaatcataCTTTCCCTCAGTATGTGCGTACATTTACTCCTGGTGTTCTCCTCTTTATCTCTTTGAAAAGACAAATACCAGCATAATGTGCTACCATAATCAATAATTTTCAGAATGGAGATAAACTTATGATCACCTATCTACTACAACCACACCCTAGCCATCCATACACTTTGTACACAAGAATCTCAACTTTTTCCTCTACTACTATCAggaacaagaaaaagaagaaaattcagcGAGAGTTTAGTAAAACTGAGCATAAAAGCTTACTGCAGATTatgaaatgcagctttttcttCCACTTTAGAAAAAGCCACTGGAGGAGACTGCAGGAGATAAAAGTCTCTTTTGCAAAGCACACTCATATTACTCTCATTCCTTATTTTATACACCTTCAGAACTCATTCACAATGAAGACTGGTTTTGAAACTAGTACAAGTTAA encodes the following:
- the RGMB gene encoding repulsive guidance molecule B → MGSAVPSRAPRAEAPLAILRRLLAALGLLLLGAGDCELHTSCGIQKCTTDFVSFTSHLNAALEDFDLEFCKALRAYSVCTYRNAKVCRGNLVYHSAVLGIGDLMTQRNCTKNGPISSTNSEMTHDLCNYSGHTEAREHQGGEEIPPPTYLFCGLFGDPHLRTFKDHFQTCKVEGAWPLIDNKYLSVQVTNVPVVPGSSATATNKITIIFKSYQDCTDQKVYQAMTDDLPAAFVDGTTSGGDENTRGLHIVEKVSGKYIEMHARYIGTTVYIRQLGHYLTLAIRMPQELIVAFEESQDLQLCLNGCPSSERIDQSGYLPLPVMGKLLPWGTASHPRSGYTLETATTKCHEKMLVKDIYFYSCVFDLLTTGDDNFTAAAHSTLQDVEALHPSKEQWHIIPRSGNDGVGRDSKFFVSLGLLCLILVPYLYDFFRLLTKF